One genomic window of Coffea eugenioides isolate CCC68of chromosome 1, Ceug_1.0, whole genome shotgun sequence includes the following:
- the LOC113749138 gene encoding uncharacterized protein LOC113749138, protein MKLSVVFKSLRSYPALRVVTGSLQSRAFQPDFIPRDPKSKPVRHKYPAFYDPYGPRPPPSDKIIRLAEQIAALSPKERNFIGPTLRDRLRHPKIQPVLVEGMDLGPDGGSGAGSSKAEKKKVEKIAFDVKLVKFDAVAKIKVIKEVRAFTNLGLKEAKDLVEKVPVLIKQGITKEEANDIIEKIKAVGGVAVME, encoded by the coding sequence ATGAAGCTTTCTGTAGTTTTCAAATCCTTGCGTAGCTATCCCGCTCTTCGTGTGGTTACTGGCTCTCTACAGTCTCGTGCATTTCAGCCTGATTTCATTCCCAGGGATCCCAAATCAAAGCCCGTAAGACACAAGTATCCAGCTTTCTATGATCCTTATGGCCCTAGACCCCCACCTTCAGATAAGATCATTCGGCTTGCAGAGCAGATTGCAGCCCTGTCTCCGAAAGAGCGTAATTTTATTGGTCCCACGCTTAGAGACAGACTAAGGCATCCTAAGATTCAACCAGTTTTAGTGGAGGGCATGGACTTGGGTCCTGATGGAGGGTCTGGTGCTGGGTCTTCAAAGGCTGAGAAGAAAAAGGTCGAAAAAATTGCATTTGATGTCAAGTTAGTAAAGTTTGATGCTGTTGCAAAAATTAAGGTGATCAAAGAGGTTCGTGCTTTCACAAATTTGGGGTTGAAGGAAGCCAAAGATTTAGTTGAGAAAGTACCAGTTTTAATTAAGCAAGGTATCACTAAAGAAGAGGCAAATGATATTATAGAGAAGATCAAGGCTGTAGGGGGAGTTGCTGTTATGGAGTAG